A window of the bacterium genome harbors these coding sequences:
- a CDS encoding purine-nucleoside phosphorylase, whose amino-acid sequence MSPAPLDLTPTLAYLRERITRRPRVLLVLGSGQGEAAADIQDPVRIPYAEIPGFAPATVQGHAGMLIAGTLEGVECLVMQGRYHLYEGHPPERVTIPVRVAAALGARTMIVTNAAGALRTTLQPGDLVILDDHINFMWRNPLIGPVVPGDERFPDMSRPYDPELAAIAERVALDAGIPLHRGVYCAVTGPSYETPAEIRMLQRFGADVVGMSTVPEVIVARAMGVRVLGISLVTNLCAGLSAQSLDHEEVLAIGAAAVPRLRTLLAGVLREIQRLPDVEVA is encoded by the coding sequence ATGAGCCCGGCTCCCCTCGACCTCACCCCGACCCTCGCCTACCTGCGGGAGCGCATCACGCGGCGCCCCCGAGTGCTGCTCGTCCTGGGCAGCGGACAGGGTGAGGCGGCCGCGGACATCCAGGATCCAGTCCGCATCCCTTACGCGGAGATCCCCGGCTTCGCGCCCGCGACCGTCCAGGGCCACGCGGGGATGCTCATCGCCGGCACCCTGGAGGGCGTCGAGTGCCTCGTCATGCAAGGACGCTACCACCTGTACGAGGGGCATCCGCCCGAGCGCGTCACGATCCCGGTGCGCGTCGCGGCGGCGCTCGGGGCCCGGACCATGATCGTCACCAACGCCGCGGGGGCGCTCAGGACCACGCTGCAGCCCGGCGACCTGGTGATCCTGGACGATCACATCAACTTCATGTGGCGCAACCCGCTCATCGGCCCGGTCGTGCCCGGGGACGAGCGGTTCCCCGACATGTCACGCCCGTATGACCCGGAGCTGGCGGCCATCGCCGAGCGTGTCGCCCTCGACGCGGGGATCCCCCTCCACCGTGGCGTCTACTGCGCCGTGACCGGCCCATCGTACGAGACGCCGGCCGAGATCCGGATGCTGCAGCGCTTCGGCGCCGACGTCGTCGGCATGAGCACGGTCCCGGAGGTCATCGTGGCGCGGGCGATGGGGGTGCGGGTCCTGGGGATCTCGCTCGTCACGAACCTCTGCGCAGGCCTCTCCGCTCAGTCCCTGGACCACGAAGAGGTCCTCGCCATCGGCGCGGCCGCGGTCCCCCGCCTGCGCACGCTGCTGGCCGGCGTGCTCCGCGAGATCCAGCGTCTGCCCGACGTGGAGGTCGCCTGA
- a CDS encoding NupC/NupG family nucleoside CNT transporter, with protein sequence MPAAARAITRARAEIDTPWHGRLVSAVGLVAMLGIAWLLSVDRRSVPWRVVIWGTGLQFVFALFILRTPIGERIFAALNTVIVALLGFTVEGARFVFGNLVWNNVPVGTGEALGNAPIAETPGLVAQTGAFFAFNVLPTIIFFSSLMTVLYHLGIMQWVVRGVAWVMMRTMRTSGAETLSAAGNIFLGQTEAPLMVKPFVATMTNSELMAIMVGGFATVAGGVMAAYVGMLVAYVPDIAGHLLAASVMSAPAALAVAKLMVPEKGEPETRGTLKVAVESPDANVIDAAARGAGEGLTLALNVGAMLLAFIALIALINSLLGWVGDTVGLTALLRDVGALGADQRVTLDVLLGWVLAPIAWLMGVPWEDAVQVGALLGIKTVLNEFVAYLQLATLVGEGADLSPRSVIIASYALCGFANFASIAIQIGGIGGIAPSRRSDLARLGLRAMIGGALAAFMTATIAGMIL encoded by the coding sequence ATGCCGGCCGCCGCCCGGGCGATCACCCGTGCCCGCGCGGAGATCGACACGCCGTGGCACGGCCGCCTCGTCTCGGCCGTCGGGCTGGTCGCGATGCTGGGCATCGCATGGTTGCTCAGCGTGGACCGCCGTTCGGTCCCCTGGCGCGTGGTCATCTGGGGCACCGGCCTGCAGTTCGTCTTCGCACTGTTCATCCTGCGGACGCCCATCGGCGAGCGGATCTTCGCCGCGCTCAACACCGTGATCGTCGCGCTGCTCGGCTTCACCGTCGAGGGAGCGCGCTTCGTCTTCGGCAACCTCGTCTGGAACAACGTCCCGGTCGGCACGGGCGAGGCGCTGGGCAACGCGCCGATCGCGGAGACGCCCGGACTCGTCGCCCAGACCGGCGCGTTCTTCGCGTTCAACGTGCTGCCCACCATCATCTTCTTCTCCTCGCTCATGACCGTGCTCTACCACCTCGGCATCATGCAGTGGGTCGTCCGAGGGGTCGCATGGGTCATGATGCGGACCATGCGCACGTCCGGCGCGGAAACGCTCTCGGCCGCGGGCAACATCTTCCTGGGCCAGACCGAGGCGCCGCTGATGGTGAAGCCGTTCGTCGCCACCATGACCAACTCCGAGCTGATGGCGATCATGGTCGGCGGCTTCGCCACCGTCGCGGGCGGGGTCATGGCGGCGTACGTGGGGATGCTCGTCGCCTACGTTCCGGACATCGCGGGCCACCTGCTCGCGGCGAGTGTCATGTCCGCGCCCGCCGCGCTCGCGGTCGCCAAGCTCATGGTCCCCGAGAAGGGCGAGCCGGAGACGCGCGGCACCCTCAAGGTCGCGGTGGAGTCGCCGGACGCCAACGTGATCGATGCGGCGGCCCGGGGCGCTGGCGAGGGCCTCACGCTGGCGCTCAACGTCGGCGCGATGCTGCTCGCGTTCATCGCCCTGATCGCGCTGATCAACTCGCTGCTCGGCTGGGTGGGGGACACGGTGGGGCTCACGGCCCTGTTGCGGGATGTCGGGGCGCTCGGCGCCGATCAGCGCGTCACGCTGGACGTCCTGCTCGGCTGGGTGCTGGCGCCGATCGCGTGGCTGATGGGCGTGCCGTGGGAGGATGCGGTGCAGGTCGGCGCGCTGCTCGGGATCAAGACGGTGCTCAACGAGTTCGTCGCCTACCTCCAGCTCGCCACGCTCGTCGGCGAGGGCGCCGACCTGTCCCCGCGATCGGTGATCATCGCGTCGTACGCGCTGTGCGGTTTCGCGAACTTCGCCTCGATCGCCATCCAGATCGGCGGCATCGGCGGCATCGCCCCGTCCCGGCGCAGCGACCTCGCCCGACTCGGCCTGCGGGCGATGATCGGTGGCGCGCTCGCTGCATTCATGACCGCGACCATCGCCGGAATGATCCTATGA
- the deoC gene encoding deoxyribose-phosphate aldolase, translating to MPSIARYVDHTLLRPTATSADIVELCREARQYGFAAVCVNPTWVDLAAAELADSPVAVATVIGFPLGASTTAVKVREAEDAMARGATELDMVAQIGRIKEGAWRTVEEDIRAVVEAAAGRALVKVILETAALEPMEIIKAAALCREAGADFVKTSTGFHPAGGATPEAVALLRLVVGRDLGVKASGGIRTCEDALRMIAAGATRIGTSSGVELVHCYGHLAPPIEEELQRLGYRAPMPGTVA from the coding sequence GTGCCGTCCATCGCCCGCTACGTGGACCACACGCTCTTGCGCCCGACGGCGACCTCGGCCGACATCGTCGAGCTGTGCCGCGAGGCGCGGCAGTACGGCTTCGCGGCCGTGTGTGTGAATCCGACCTGGGTCGATCTCGCCGCGGCCGAGCTAGCCGACTCCCCTGTCGCGGTCGCGACCGTGATCGGTTTCCCGCTGGGCGCCAGCACCACCGCGGTCAAGGTCCGAGAGGCCGAGGATGCGATGGCCCGCGGCGCGACGGAGCTGGACATGGTCGCCCAGATCGGGCGCATCAAAGAGGGCGCCTGGCGCACCGTCGAGGAGGACATCCGCGCCGTCGTCGAAGCGGCGGCGGGTCGCGCGCTGGTCAAGGTGATCCTCGAGACGGCCGCGCTGGAGCCCATGGAGATCATCAAGGCCGCTGCCCTGTGCCGCGAGGCCGGCGCCGATTTCGTCAAGACGTCCACGGGGTTCCACCCGGCGGGCGGCGCCACGCCCGAGGCGGTGGCGTTGTTGCGCCTCGTCGTGGGCCGGGACCTGGGCGTCAAGGCATCCGGCGGCATCCGCACGTGCGAGGACGCGCTGCGCATGATCGCCGCGGGCGCCACCCGCATCGGCACGTCCAGCGGCGTGGAACTCGTGCACTGTTATGGTCATCTGGCGCCGCCGATCGAAGAAGAACTGCAGCGCCTCGGATACCGGGCGCCCATGCCCGGCACCGTCGCCTGA
- a CDS encoding rhomboid family intramembrane serine protease has protein sequence MFPLRDENPTELTPYVTVALIVANVAVWVYLQGAGLREELLVASVCRYGLIPAELRGAGGLVELAPGLGCRLGGLTWQTFFTSMFLHGSWVHLISNMWFLWLFGNNIEDSMGHLRFLVFYVLVGLAAAAAHVWSAPDSPIPTIGASGAVSGVMGAYLLLYPRVRIHTLFIFVFFIRIIPVSAWFVLAYWFFIQLLSGMTTPALGGGVAFWAHVGGFVAGLLLIKFFENPRLVQAKRRHIRLRPEEIERRGWF, from the coding sequence TTGTTCCCGCTGCGCGACGAGAACCCGACCGAGCTCACGCCGTACGTCACCGTGGCCCTGATCGTGGCGAACGTCGCGGTCTGGGTCTATCTCCAGGGGGCCGGGCTGCGGGAGGAGCTGCTGGTGGCGTCGGTCTGCCGGTACGGCCTCATCCCCGCGGAGCTGCGGGGCGCCGGGGGGCTGGTCGAGCTCGCCCCCGGGTTGGGATGCCGGCTGGGTGGGCTGACCTGGCAGACGTTCTTCACCAGCATGTTCCTGCACGGGAGCTGGGTGCACCTCATCAGCAACATGTGGTTCCTGTGGTTGTTCGGGAACAACATCGAGGACTCGATGGGGCACCTCCGCTTCCTGGTGTTCTACGTGCTGGTGGGGTTGGCGGCGGCGGCGGCGCACGTCTGGTCGGCGCCGGACTCGCCGATCCCGACCATCGGGGCGTCCGGCGCGGTCAGCGGGGTCATGGGCGCGTACCTGCTGCTCTACCCGCGGGTACGGATCCACACGCTCTTTATTTTCGTCTTCTTCATCCGCATCATTCCGGTGTCGGCCTGGTTCGTCCTGGCCTACTGGTTCTTCATTCAGCTCCTGTCCGGGATGACGACCCCGGCGCTGGGCGGGGGCGTGGCGTTCTGGGCACACGTGGGCGGGTTCGTGGCCGGCCTGCTGCTGATCAAGTTCTTCGAGAACCCTCGACTGGTGCAGGCGAAGCGCCGGCACATCCGTCTCCGCCCGGAGGAGATCGAGCGCCGGGGATGGTTCTGA
- a CDS encoding molecular chaperone DnaK, translated as MASKVIGIDLGTTNSVVAVMEGGDPVVIPNAEGGRTTPSVVAFTKDGERLVGQVARRQAITNPKNTVFSIKRFMGRKYDEVEEERNRVPYEVRRDAEGRVQVHLPNAGKSYTPPEISAMILQKMKQTAEDYLGHEVKQAVITVPAYFNDAQRQATKDAGRIAGLEVLRIINEPTAAALAYGLDKKKDEIIAVYDLGGGTFDISILELGDGVFEVKATNGDTHLGGDDFDQRIIDWLVSEFKREQGIDLSQDPMALQRLKEAAEKAKMELSSTLSTDINLPFITATQDGPKHLNVTLTRAKFEQLIDDLVERTRGPMEQALKDAGLRPEDVDEVILVGGSTRIPKVQELVRNFFGKEPHKGVNPDEVVAVGAAIQGGVLAGDVKDVLLLDVTPLSLGIETLGGVMSVLIPRNTTIPTKKTEIFSTAADNQTSVEIHVLQGERPMAIDNKTIGRFQLTGIPPAPRGVPQIEVTFDIDANGILHVTAKDRATGKEQKIRIEASSGLSEEEIQRMIKDAEAHAEEDRRNREKAEARNQLDSLVYQVEKDVKEWGDRLDSGAKQRLDDALERARKALKQDDMNELKAARDELMQAFSAAGQQIYQAAGQTQGPATAEAGAAEPGPQSSGGTKDDVVEADYEIVEEDKS; from the coding sequence ATGGCGAGCAAGGTCATCGGAATCGATCTGGGAACGACCAACTCGGTGGTCGCCGTCATGGAGGGCGGCGATCCGGTGGTCATCCCCAACGCGGAAGGCGGGCGGACGACACCGTCGGTGGTGGCGTTCACGAAGGACGGGGAGCGGCTGGTCGGCCAGGTCGCGCGGCGGCAGGCGATCACGAACCCGAAGAACACGGTGTTCTCCATCAAGCGGTTCATGGGGCGGAAGTACGATGAGGTGGAGGAGGAGCGGAACCGCGTGCCGTACGAGGTGAGGCGCGACGCCGAGGGCCGGGTGCAGGTCCACCTGCCGAACGCGGGCAAGTCCTACACGCCGCCGGAGATCTCCGCCATGATCCTCCAGAAGATGAAGCAGACGGCGGAGGACTACCTCGGCCACGAGGTCAAGCAGGCGGTGATCACGGTGCCGGCGTACTTCAACGATGCGCAGCGGCAGGCGACGAAGGACGCCGGGCGGATCGCGGGCCTGGAGGTCCTGCGGATCATCAACGAGCCGACCGCGGCGGCGCTGGCGTACGGCCTGGACAAGAAGAAGGACGAGATCATCGCGGTCTACGACCTGGGTGGCGGCACGTTCGACATCTCGATCCTCGAGCTGGGCGACGGCGTCTTCGAGGTGAAGGCGACGAACGGCGACACCCACCTGGGCGGCGACGACTTCGACCAGCGCATCATCGACTGGCTGGTCAGCGAGTTCAAGCGTGAGCAGGGGATCGACCTGTCGCAGGACCCGATGGCGCTGCAGCGCCTGAAGGAGGCGGCGGAGAAGGCGAAGATGGAGCTGTCCTCGACGCTGTCGACGGACATCAATCTGCCGTTCATCACTGCGACGCAGGACGGCCCCAAGCACCTGAACGTCACGCTGACCCGTGCGAAGTTCGAGCAGCTCATCGATGACCTGGTCGAGCGCACGCGGGGTCCGATGGAGCAGGCCCTCAAGGATGCGGGGCTGAGGCCGGAGGACGTGGACGAGGTGATCCTGGTCGGCGGCTCGACGCGGATCCCGAAGGTCCAGGAGCTGGTGCGGAACTTCTTCGGCAAGGAGCCGCACAAGGGTGTCAACCCGGACGAGGTCGTCGCCGTCGGTGCGGCGATCCAGGGCGGCGTGCTCGCCGGCGACGTGAAGGACGTGCTGCTGCTGGACGTGACGCCGCTGTCGCTGGGGATCGAGACGCTGGGCGGCGTCATGTCGGTGCTGATCCCGCGGAACACGACGATCCCGACGAAGAAGACGGAGATCTTCTCGACCGCGGCGGACAACCAGACCTCGGTGGAGATTCATGTGCTCCAGGGTGAGCGGCCGATGGCGATCGACAACAAGACCATCGGCAGGTTCCAGCTCACGGGGATCCCGCCGGCGCCGCGCGGTGTGCCGCAGATCGAGGTGACGTTCGACATTGACGCGAACGGCATCCTCCACGTGACGGCGAAGGACCGTGCGACGGGCAAGGAGCAGAAGATCCGCATCGAGGCGTCGAGCGGTCTCAGCGAGGAAGAGATCCAGCGGATGATCAAGGACGCCGAGGCGCACGCGGAGGAGGACCGTCGGAACCGCGAGAAGGCGGAGGCGCGCAACCAGCTGGACTCGCTGGTCTACCAGGTGGAGAAGGATGTGAAGGAGTGGGGCGACCGCCTGGATTCCGGCGCGAAGCAGCGGCTGGACGACGCGCTCGAGCGTGCGCGCAAGGCGCTGAAGCAGGATGACATGAACGAGCTGAAGGCGGCGCGGGACGAGCTGATGCAGGCGTTCAGCGCGGCCGGTCAGCAGATCTACCAGGCGGCGGGGCAGACGCAGGGACCGGCGACGGCGGAGGCGGGCGCGGCCGAGCCCGGGCCGCAGTCCTCGGGTGGGACGAAGGACGACGTGGTGGAGGCCGATTACGAGATCGTGGAGGAGGACAAGAGCTGA
- the tig gene encoding trigger factor, with amino-acid sequence MAQESSNLKIAVEEPRAWARRLTITVPAERVERARGEVARRLAQRLKLPGFRKGKVPTHVVERRYGPAIDSETVERVVGDAYREALQVQGLEPITQGSVEEVDYRPGADLTFRVAFEIKPQIQLERLGGFRLVRPRPEIRDEDVDRVIERLRMEHAVWRPVEDAAPVDGDAVEVELTELDRPEPKPERYRLVLGQGQAVPEVEALIRGLKPGEEVEGAVPVTRDGETREEAVRVRLLAVRRPELPALDDAWARSVGDFEDLAALRARIREDLQRDADAAAERELRRELIDRIIEANPFEVPDAMVEQYLDGILRPREGVDPQQLAELRQAARPAAEQAIRRTLVVDRVAKMEGLEATPAEVDARVEEIASRVGRPVEEVRREFVRSGRLEALADEITEEKVFEYLKSLSTVE; translated from the coding sequence ATGGCGCAAGAATCGTCGAATCTGAAGATCGCAGTCGAGGAGCCGCGCGCGTGGGCGCGGCGTCTGACCATCACCGTGCCCGCGGAGCGCGTGGAGCGTGCGCGGGGCGAGGTCGCGCGCCGGCTGGCGCAGCGATTGAAGCTGCCGGGGTTCCGGAAGGGGAAGGTCCCGACGCACGTGGTGGAGCGGCGGTACGGGCCGGCGATCGACAGCGAGACGGTGGAGCGGGTCGTCGGCGACGCCTACCGCGAGGCGCTCCAGGTGCAGGGCCTCGAGCCGATCACGCAGGGGTCGGTCGAGGAGGTGGACTACCGGCCGGGCGCGGACCTGACGTTCCGGGTCGCGTTCGAGATCAAGCCGCAGATCCAGCTCGAGCGGCTGGGCGGGTTCCGGCTCGTGCGGCCGCGGCCGGAGATCCGGGACGAGGACGTGGACCGGGTCATCGAGCGGCTGCGGATGGAGCACGCTGTCTGGCGGCCGGTGGAGGACGCGGCGCCGGTGGACGGCGACGCGGTCGAGGTCGAGCTGACGGAGCTGGACCGGCCGGAGCCGAAGCCCGAGCGGTATCGGCTGGTGCTGGGTCAGGGTCAGGCCGTTCCCGAGGTGGAGGCGCTGATCCGTGGTCTGAAGCCCGGCGAGGAGGTGGAAGGCGCGGTGCCGGTGACGCGCGACGGGGAGACGCGGGAGGAGGCCGTACGGGTCCGGCTGCTCGCGGTCCGGCGTCCCGAGCTGCCCGCGCTCGACGACGCGTGGGCCCGCAGCGTCGGTGATTTCGAGGACCTCGCCGCGCTGAGGGCGCGCATCCGGGAGGACCTCCAGCGGGATGCGGACGCTGCGGCAGAGCGCGAGCTGCGGCGTGAGCTCATCGACCGGATCATCGAGGCGAACCCGTTCGAGGTGCCCGACGCGATGGTCGAGCAGTACCTCGACGGCATCCTCCGGCCGCGCGAGGGCGTGGACCCGCAGCAGCTCGCGGAGCTGCGGCAGGCGGCGCGGCCCGCGGCGGAGCAGGCCATCCGGCGGACGCTGGTGGTGGACCGGGTCGCGAAGATGGAAGGGCTCGAAGCGACGCCGGCGGAGGTGGATGCGCGGGTGGAGGAGATCGCGTCGCGGGTGGGGCGGCCGGTCGAGGAGGTGCGCAGGGAGTTCGTGCGGAGCGGCCGGCTGGAAGCGCTGGCCGACGAGATCACCGAGGAGAAGGTCTTCGAGTACCTGAAGAGCCTCTCCACGGTGGAGTGA
- the clpP gene encoding ATP-dependent Clp endopeptidase proteolytic subunit ClpP, translating to MPIYPPYVIERSSRGERSYDIFSRLLMDRIIFLGAPIDDHVANIVIAQLLFLQADNPEKDIYLYINSPGGSVYAGLAIYDTMQFLTAPVATMCMGMAASMGALLLAAGTKGKRSALPNSRIMIHQPSGGSHGTAADIEIQAREILFARERLNQILALHTGQPVERIAEDVDRDRFMSPQEALEYGLIDHVVQHKGQVVEVSHTRQEDR from the coding sequence ATGCCCATCTATCCGCCATACGTGATCGAGCGGTCCAGTCGCGGCGAGCGGAGCTACGACATCTTCAGCCGCCTGCTGATGGACCGGATCATCTTCCTCGGGGCGCCCATCGATGACCACGTCGCGAACATCGTCATCGCGCAGCTCCTGTTCCTGCAGGCGGACAACCCCGAGAAGGACATCTATCTCTATATCAACTCGCCGGGTGGTTCGGTGTACGCCGGCCTGGCGATCTACGACACGATGCAGTTCCTGACGGCGCCCGTCGCGACCATGTGCATGGGGATGGCGGCGTCGATGGGGGCGCTGCTCCTGGCGGCGGGGACGAAGGGCAAGCGCAGTGCGCTGCCGAATTCGCGGATCATGATCCATCAGCCGTCGGGCGGGAGCCACGGCACGGCGGCGGACATCGAGATCCAGGCCCGTGAGATCCTGTTCGCGCGGGAGCGGTTGAATCAGATCCTGGCGCTCCACACGGGTCAGCCGGTGGAGCGGATCGCGGAAGATGTGGACCGCGACCGCTTCATGAGCCCGCAGGAGGCCCTGGAGTACGGGTTGATCGACCACGTGGTCCAGCACAAGGGGCAGGTGGTGGAAGTGAGCCACACGCGCCAGGAAGACCGGTAG